A window from Flavobacterium gyeonganense encodes these proteins:
- a CDS encoding PUR family DNA/RNA-binding protein, which translates to MRENDMLEKEEIFSKVLRAGRRTYFFDVRATKADDYYITITESKKFTEEDGSFHFKKHKIYLYKEDFSSFAEILDEMTSYVLNHKGEEVISERHQKDFKKEYSSDKTEGQRSSFTDIDFDDI; encoded by the coding sequence ATGAGAGAAAACGACATGTTAGAAAAAGAAGAGATTTTTTCTAAAGTATTACGAGCAGGAAGAAGAACTTATTTCTTTGATGTGAGAGCTACAAAAGCTGACGATTATTATATCACGATTACTGAAAGCAAAAAATTTACTGAAGAGGATGGTTCTTTTCATTTTAAAAAACACAAAATTTATCTGTACAAAGAAGATTTTAGCTCATTTGCTGAAATTTTAGATGAAATGACTTCTTATGTCCTGAACCACAAAGGAGAAGAAGTAATATCTGAAAGACATCAAAAAGATTTTAAAAAAGAATATAGTTCTGATAAAACGGAAGGGCAAAGATCAAGCTTTACAGATATCGACTTTGACGATATTTAA
- a CDS encoding alpha/beta fold hydrolase, giving the protein MENSLTHANTSLRDSEFDIQLQNTDKYIETAQNVKLYVKDYGKGKPVILIHGWPLSNEMWEYQIEFLVQNNFRVIAYDRRGFGKSSQPWDGYDYDTLADDLSAIIDQLQLENVTLVGFSMGGGEVVRYFSRHGGKDVRKAALISSIIPFLAKTEDNPEGRPKEKGEATAAAIREDRIGFLENFGKTFFGVNIINKPLSTPLLEYYRNLCSVASPRATLKCAESLSNTDFRDELHTIKVPTLIIHGDDDKNVPIEVSSQKTAEAITNSTFIVYEGAPHGLFYTEKDRLNEDLLNFLNA; this is encoded by the coding sequence ATGGAAAATAGTCTAACGCACGCCAATACATCTCTTAGAGATTCAGAATTTGATATTCAACTCCAAAACACAGATAAATACATTGAAACTGCCCAAAATGTTAAGCTATATGTGAAAGATTACGGAAAAGGAAAACCGGTAATTTTGATTCATGGGTGGCCACTTTCTAATGAAATGTGGGAATATCAAATTGAGTTTTTAGTTCAGAATAACTTTAGGGTAATCGCATACGATCGCCGTGGTTTTGGTAAATCATCACAGCCTTGGGATGGCTATGATTACGATACTCTCGCAGATGATTTAAGCGCAATTATTGATCAGCTTCAATTAGAAAATGTCACACTTGTAGGTTTTTCTATGGGAGGTGGTGAGGTAGTACGCTATTTTAGCCGACATGGTGGAAAAGACGTTAGAAAAGCAGCCTTAATTTCATCAATTATTCCTTTTTTAGCCAAAACTGAAGATAATCCGGAAGGACGACCAAAAGAAAAAGGGGAAGCAACCGCAGCCGCAATCAGAGAAGACAGAATAGGATTTCTGGAGAATTTTGGAAAAACTTTTTTTGGTGTTAATATTATCAATAAACCTTTGAGTACGCCTTTACTGGAATATTACAGAAATCTATGCTCTGTAGCTTCTCCAAGAGCAACGTTAAAATGTGCGGAATCTTTATCAAATACAGACTTCAGAGATGAACTGCATACCATAAAAGTTCCTACCCTGATTATTCATGGAGATGATGATAAAAATGTTCCAATTGAAGTTAGCTCACAAAAAACTGCTGAAGCAATAACTAACAGCACTTTTATAGTTTATGAAGGAGCACCACACGGATTATTTTACACTGAAAAAGACCGGCTAAACGAAGACTTGCTCAACTTCTTAAATGCATAA
- a CDS encoding peptidylprolyl isomerase: MENGIYAKFNTSKGSILVKLTHDLTPGTVGNFVALAEGNMENKVKPQGQKFYDGLTFHRVIPDFMIQGGCPKGTGTGDPGYKFDDEFHPSLKHDRPGVLAMANSGPASNGSQFYITHVPTSWLDNKHTVFGHVIEGQDVVDAVNQGDALETLEIIRVGEEAQKWNAIEAFVGLKGARLKREAALKAESEAKMEQLAAGFDKTESGLRYKMIQKGEGKKAEAGKTVSVHYEGSLENGKVFDSSYPRKKPIEFKLGVGQVIEGWDEGIALLQVGDKARFVIPSDLAYGPGGAGGVIPPHATLIFDVELMDVK; the protein is encoded by the coding sequence ATGGAAAACGGAATATACGCTAAATTCAACACTAGTAAAGGTTCGATTTTAGTAAAACTGACACACGATTTAACACCGGGAACTGTAGGGAATTTTGTCGCTCTTGCAGAAGGAAATATGGAAAATAAAGTGAAACCTCAGGGACAAAAATTCTATGACGGTTTAACTTTTCACAGAGTTATTCCTGATTTTATGATTCAGGGCGGTTGTCCAAAAGGTACAGGAACTGGTGATCCGGGATATAAATTTGATGATGAATTTCACCCAAGTTTAAAACACGATCGTCCAGGCGTTTTGGCAATGGCAAATTCAGGACCTGCAAGTAATGGTTCTCAGTTTTACATTACGCACGTTCCAACTTCATGGTTAGACAACAAACATACTGTTTTTGGACACGTTATCGAAGGTCAGGATGTCGTAGATGCTGTTAATCAGGGCGATGCTCTTGAAACATTAGAAATTATCAGAGTTGGTGAAGAAGCTCAAAAATGGAATGCTATTGAAGCTTTTGTTGGTTTAAAAGGAGCTCGTCTAAAGCGTGAGGCAGCTTTAAAAGCAGAATCTGAAGCAAAAATGGAGCAATTAGCTGCAGGTTTTGATAAAACAGAAAGTGGTTTACGTTATAAAATGATTCAAAAAGGTGAAGGTAAAAAAGCAGAGGCAGGGAAAACAGTTTCTGTACACTACGAAGGATCTTTGGAAAACGGAAAAGTTTTTGATTCTTCATACCCAAGAAAAAAACCAATCGAATTCAAACTAGGAGTTGGGCAGGTTATCGAAGGATGGGACGAAGGTATTGCTTTATTACAGGTTGGAGACAAAGCGCGTTTTGTAATTCCATCTGATTTGGCTTATGGTCCAGGCGGTGCAGGCGGTGTTATTCCTCCGCATGCGACTCTTATTTTTGACGTAGAATTAATGGATGTAAAATAA
- a CDS encoding glycoside hydrolase family 3 N-terminal domain-containing protein: MKTLTTRLLYCLLFTLLISSISYSQKSDLNVEKKIDKVVKSMTLEQKIGQACLKGTSSRSKGLSEELKKEVRMGLVGAILNLTDPDLVLQIQKIAIEESPTHIPLLFGRDVIHGYKTIFPIPLGLAASWDMELVEKTSKIAANESYSRCINWTYAPMVDIARDARWGRIAESPGEDPLLASRLGTAYIKGFQGNDPSVPGQILACAKHFAAYGAAEGGRDYNTVSMAESLLRNVYLKPFEAAAKSGAATFMTSFNDLNGIPASGNRFLLQKILREEWKYDGFVVSDWNSVTEMIPHGYAADEKDAALKSASAGLDMEMTSLSYANHLKTLIAEKKISEKQLDEMVRNILRIKFRAGVFDNPYFKDREKFSLLNADALQTARTAASKSCVLLKNENQILPLKPNQKIAVIGPLADAPREQLGTWVFDGNKGDSQTPLKALQNSFGENNVFYASGLSHSRSLSEEGFALAVEAGKKSDVILFFAGEEAILSGEAHSRANINLPGLQEKLIAELQKTGKPIVLIIMAGRPITLGAVLPKANALIMAWHPGTMAGPAISDIVLGEVNPSGKLPVTWPKEVGQIPIYYNHPNTGRPADPKTFVVIQDIPVEAWQSSLGNNSHYLDAGYEPQFPFGFGLSYTTFSYDNLKIEKAVLKNNNSGKLNVSAVITNTGNLTGTETVQLYVRDITGSIVRPVRELKDFIQIELKPQESKTINFSIPVSDFAFYNDKMELKTEPGDFKIWIASNAENGLEGDFKIE, encoded by the coding sequence TTGAAAACATTAACCACAAGATTACTTTATTGTTTATTATTTACTCTATTAATAAGTTCAATATCTTACAGCCAAAAATCAGATTTAAATGTTGAAAAAAAGATAGATAAGGTCGTAAAAAGCATGACTTTGGAACAAAAAATCGGTCAGGCATGTCTAAAAGGAACTTCCAGCCGAAGCAAAGGATTGTCTGAGGAACTTAAAAAAGAAGTCCGAATGGGATTGGTTGGAGCCATTTTAAACCTTACAGATCCTGATCTCGTTCTTCAAATACAAAAAATTGCAATAGAAGAAAGTCCAACACACATTCCGCTATTGTTTGGCAGGGATGTCATTCACGGATACAAAACTATTTTCCCCATTCCTTTAGGATTAGCTGCATCGTGGGATATGGAATTGGTTGAAAAAACATCAAAAATTGCAGCTAATGAATCCTATTCAAGATGCATCAACTGGACATACGCCCCAATGGTTGATATTGCCAGGGATGCCCGTTGGGGAAGAATTGCAGAATCCCCAGGCGAGGACCCTTTATTGGCATCCAGATTAGGAACTGCTTACATCAAAGGATTTCAGGGAAATGATCCTTCTGTTCCCGGTCAAATTTTAGCCTGTGCCAAACATTTTGCAGCCTATGGTGCCGCAGAAGGAGGAAGAGACTACAACACGGTCAGCATGGCTGAATCTTTACTTCGAAATGTGTATCTAAAACCTTTTGAAGCAGCAGCAAAATCCGGCGCAGCAACTTTCATGACTTCATTTAATGATCTTAACGGAATTCCGGCTTCAGGAAACCGTTTTTTACTCCAGAAAATTTTACGCGAAGAATGGAAATACGATGGTTTTGTGGTCAGCGACTGGAATTCGGTTACTGAAATGATTCCACATGGTTACGCCGCTGATGAAAAAGACGCTGCTCTTAAATCTGCATCTGCCGGATTAGACATGGAAATGACCAGTTTATCGTATGCAAATCATTTAAAAACGCTGATTGCCGAAAAGAAAATTTCTGAAAAGCAATTAGACGAAATGGTACGCAATATCTTGAGAATAAAATTCAGAGCCGGAGTTTTTGATAATCCGTATTTTAAAGACCGTGAAAAATTCTCCTTATTAAATGCAGATGCTTTACAAACTGCCAGAACAGCTGCAAGTAAAAGCTGTGTTTTATTAAAAAACGAAAATCAGATTTTGCCTTTAAAGCCAAATCAAAAAATAGCCGTAATTGGCCCATTAGCAGATGCTCCAAGAGAACAATTAGGGACCTGGGTTTTTGACGGCAACAAAGGAGATTCTCAAACGCCTCTTAAAGCTTTACAAAATAGTTTTGGAGAAAATAATGTATTTTATGCTTCCGGACTTTCACATAGCCGTTCCTTATCTGAAGAAGGATTTGCATTGGCAGTTGAAGCAGGTAAGAAATCAGATGTTATTTTGTTTTTTGCCGGAGAAGAAGCCATTCTTTCTGGAGAAGCACATTCAAGAGCAAATATTAATCTGCCGGGTTTACAAGAAAAACTAATAGCCGAATTACAAAAAACAGGAAAACCAATAGTATTAATCATAATGGCAGGAAGACCAATAACTTTAGGAGCTGTTTTACCAAAAGCAAACGCATTGATTATGGCCTGGCATCCCGGAACTATGGCTGGCCCGGCAATTTCTGATATAGTATTGGGAGAGGTAAATCCATCTGGAAAACTTCCTGTAACCTGGCCAAAAGAGGTTGGTCAGATTCCGATTTATTACAATCATCCTAACACAGGAAGACCTGCAGATCCAAAAACTTTTGTGGTTATTCAGGATATTCCAGTCGAAGCCTGGCAAAGTTCTTTAGGAAACAATTCGCATTATCTTGATGCAGGTTATGAGCCTCAGTTTCCTTTTGGATTTGGATTGAGTTATACCACTTTCTCCTACGACAATTTAAAAATTGAGAAAGCTGTCCTTAAAAATAATAACAGTGGAAAATTAAACGTTTCTGCTGTTATTACAAATACAGGAAACCTTACAGGGACAGAAACTGTTCAATTATACGTTCGTGATATTACAGGAAGTATAGTCAGACCTGTCAGGGAGCTTAAAGATTTTATACAAATCGAATTAAAACCGCAGGAATCTAAAACGATAAACTTTTCAATTCCTGTTTCAGACTTTGCCTTTTATAATGATAAAATGGAACTAAAAACAGAGCCGGGTGATTTTAAAATCTGGATTGCTTCGAATGCTGAAAATGGTCTGGAAGGTGATTTTAAAATTGAATAA
- a CDS encoding tRNA-binding protein, whose amino-acid sequence MHLTWNEFERTDMRVGTIIEINDFPEARKPAYQLTIDFGTEIGVRKSSAQITKRYQKEDLLHRQVVAVVNFPKKQIGKFMSECLVLGAVGEEGDVILLAPDFKIENGLRIG is encoded by the coding sequence ATGCATTTAACCTGGAACGAATTTGAAAGAACCGACATGCGTGTTGGAACCATAATCGAGATAAATGATTTTCCTGAAGCGAGAAAACCAGCCTATCAGCTTACGATTGATTTTGGAACTGAAATCGGTGTCAGGAAATCATCGGCACAAATTACAAAACGGTATCAAAAAGAAGATTTACTCCATCGCCAAGTTGTCGCTGTTGTAAACTTTCCTAAAAAGCAAATAGGAAAATTTATGAGTGAATGCCTGGTACTAGGCGCTGTAGGAGAGGAGGGAGACGTAATTTTACTGGCTCCCGATTTTAAAATAGAAAATGGTTTGCGAATAGGATAA
- a CDS encoding MFS transporter, whose amino-acid sequence MAACTGLIVANLYYCQPLIVLIANEFKIPEANAGTITYLTQAGYAIGLFFMVPLGDKIERKKQILITTFASVIALLIAATAKSFLILQIASLLIGITSIVPQLILPLAASLSAPEERGKVVGTIMSGLLVGILLSRTLSGFIGQVLGWRSMFFIAAGICLLIFFVIQNKFPVNKPQFQGSYGQLIQSLFTLIKTQPVLREATLINVFSFAQFGAFWTTMVLLLSGEPFHFNSATIGLFGIVGASGALAAPLVGKMGDKGGSRVAVGYGCLLILISFLVFYFSIESVIGIAIGIVFIDIGIQGVHISNQTRVYSLLPEARNRLNTVFMSFSFLGTAAGSAYGLLLWKLGGWHVVTIGCIGLSILALTVYGLTYKSKSKK is encoded by the coding sequence ATGGCAGCCTGCACTGGACTCATAGTTGCAAATCTGTATTACTGCCAGCCTTTAATTGTTTTAATAGCCAATGAATTTAAAATTCCTGAAGCAAATGCAGGGACAATAACCTACCTAACGCAGGCAGGATATGCTATAGGCTTGTTTTTTATGGTTCCGTTGGGAGATAAAATAGAACGGAAAAAACAAATCTTAATAACCACTTTTGCTTCTGTAATTGCATTGTTAATTGCAGCCACGGCAAAAAGTTTTCTGATATTACAAATTGCTTCACTGCTTATCGGGATCACTTCAATAGTACCCCAGCTTATTTTGCCTTTGGCAGCTTCTTTAAGCGCGCCTGAAGAAAGAGGAAAAGTCGTCGGAACTATTATGAGCGGACTTTTAGTCGGAATTTTGCTTTCGCGAACATTAAGCGGGTTCATCGGTCAGGTTTTAGGATGGAGATCGATGTTTTTTATTGCTGCCGGAATTTGCCTTTTGATCTTTTTTGTGATTCAGAATAAGTTTCCTGTCAATAAACCCCAGTTTCAGGGATCTTACGGTCAATTAATTCAGTCTCTTTTTACACTTATAAAAACTCAGCCTGTATTGCGTGAAGCGACGTTAATCAACGTTTTCAGTTTTGCGCAGTTTGGTGCTTTTTGGACTACCATGGTTTTATTGCTTTCGGGAGAACCGTTTCATTTTAATAGTGCAACAATTGGTTTATTCGGAATTGTTGGGGCTTCCGGAGCTTTGGCTGCGCCATTAGTTGGAAAAATGGGTGACAAAGGAGGTTCAAGAGTAGCAGTCGGTTATGGATGTTTGCTGATACTAATCAGTTTTTTGGTTTTTTATTTTTCTATAGAAAGCGTTATCGGAATTGCAATTGGAATCGTGTTTATTGACATTGGAATCCAGGGTGTTCATATTTCAAATCAAACCCGGGTTTATTCGTTGCTCCCTGAAGCCAGAAACAGATTAAATACGGTTTTTATGTCCTTTAGCTTTTTAGGAACAGCTGCGGGATCAGCTTATGGATTGTTATTATGGAAACTAGGCGGATGGCACGTTGTAACTATCGGATGTATTGGCTTGTCAATATTGGCATTAACCGTTTACGGACTCACTTATAAATCAAAATCTAAAAAATAG
- a CDS encoding thioredoxin family protein — MARTPSNMIPLGTIAPNFNLKDTNSNNEYSFEDLKGSKGTLVIFICNHCPFVLHVINEVVMIANDYRVQGIGIIAISSNDIEKYPEDSPEIMTQFAFENKIDFPYLFDETQEVAKAYDAACTPDFYLFDNQDRLFYRGQLDDSRPGNGIPLSGSDLRSAIDALIYNRSLNETQKPSIGCNIKWK; from the coding sequence ATGGCACGAACTCCTTCAAATATGATTCCTCTTGGAACTATTGCTCCTAACTTCAATCTCAAAGATACCAATTCAAATAATGAATATTCTTTTGAAGATTTAAAAGGATCAAAAGGTACACTTGTTATTTTTATTTGCAATCATTGTCCTTTTGTTCTTCACGTAATTAATGAAGTTGTCATGATTGCTAATGATTATCGTGTTCAGGGGATTGGCATCATTGCTATTTCAAGTAATGATATTGAGAAATACCCAGAGGATTCACCTGAAATTATGACTCAGTTTGCTTTTGAAAACAAAATAGACTTTCCCTATTTATTTGATGAAACCCAAGAAGTGGCAAAAGCTTATGATGCTGCCTGTACGCCCGATTTTTATTTATTTGACAATCAAGACCGTTTGTTTTACAGAGGTCAGTTAGACGACTCAAGACCCGGAAACGGAATTCCGCTAAGCGGAAGCGATTTAAGGAGTGCGATTGATGCTTTGATTTACAATAGAAGCTTAAACGAAACCCAAAAACCAAGTATCGGCTGTAACATCAAATGGAAATAG
- a CDS encoding alpha/beta hydrolase, which yields MKKIAFLLSFFIVGLSSFAQKLEYELKENIQYYNAATNKSDSYINERCVLDIYYPKNSKGFATIVWFHGGGLTGGTKEIPEALKNKGFAIIGVNYRLSPKVKAAKCIEDAAAAIAWAFNNMAAYGGDTSSIFVSGHSAGAYLALMTGLDKKWLQKENLDANKIAGLIPFSSQCITHFEIRRENGIPEKQPTIDPFAPLYHVRADAPPVLLITGDRELEMLGRYEENAYMERMMKLVGHKQIKLFELDGYGHGMTEPGFPLLVNEVNRILKERQPKK from the coding sequence ATGAAAAAAATAGCGTTTTTACTTAGTTTCTTTATTGTTGGACTTTCGTCTTTTGCCCAAAAATTAGAATATGAGCTAAAAGAAAACATTCAGTATTATAATGCAGCCACCAATAAATCTGATTCTTATATTAATGAAAGATGTGTTTTAGACATCTATTATCCAAAAAACTCCAAGGGATTTGCTACGATAGTCTGGTTTCACGGAGGCGGATTAACCGGTGGCACCAAAGAAATCCCTGAAGCATTAAAAAACAAAGGCTTTGCTATTATTGGGGTTAATTACAGATTATCTCCAAAAGTAAAAGCAGCAAAATGTATTGAAGATGCAGCTGCAGCTATAGCCTGGGCTTTTAATAATATGGCAGCCTACGGAGGTGACACTTCCTCAATTTTTGTTTCAGGACATTCTGCCGGCGCTTACCTGGCATTGATGACTGGCCTGGATAAAAAATGGCTTCAAAAAGAAAATCTTGATGCCAATAAAATAGCTGGATTAATTCCGTTTAGCAGCCAATGCATTACACATTTTGAAATTAGACGAGAAAACGGAATCCCTGAAAAACAGCCCACAATTGATCCTTTTGCTCCTTTATATCATGTTCGTGCAGATGCACCTCCTGTTTTGTTAATTACCGGAGATCGCGAATTAGAAATGCTGGGACGCTATGAAGAAAACGCTTATATGGAACGTATGATGAAACTTGTTGGTCATAAACAAATAAAACTTTTTGAACTGGATGGATACGGTCATGGCATGACTGAACCTGGTTTCCCATTACTTGTAAACGAAGTAAACAGAATTTTAAAAGAAAGACAACCCAAAAAATAA
- a CDS encoding GreA/GreB family elongation factor: MKPTPIFCKKEYQFLRELILKSKNDSNAKEAGLLSQELDRAIISEESILDNSIIRINSHVTIEDVKSNKQMKIQIVLPSLANVQERKISILAPLSVAIIGFKQNDKVDWELPSGIKTLKIIEVNNTIVSHS, translated from the coding sequence ATGAAACCAACACCCATTTTCTGTAAAAAAGAGTATCAGTTCTTACGAGAGTTGATATTAAAAAGTAAAAATGATTCAAATGCAAAAGAAGCCGGACTGCTTTCACAAGAATTAGACCGTGCTATTATCAGTGAAGAAAGCATTCTTGACAATTCGATTATCCGAATCAATTCGCATGTAACGATTGAAGATGTTAAATCAAATAAACAAATGAAAATTCAAATTGTTTTACCTTCTTTAGCAAATGTACAAGAAAGAAAAATATCAATTTTAGCCCCTTTAAGCGTTGCTATAATTGGTTTTAAACAAAACGATAAGGTAGATTGGGAATTACCTTCCGGAATAAAAACATTAAAAATAATTGAAGTAAACAATACCATTGTGTCCCATTCTTAA
- a CDS encoding ABC transporter ATP-binding protein, which yields MKELSYLNKYFIKYKYSFSFGILITIIAQIFFLFTPKLVSQSFDTIEKFLKLSETDRQSSIIIGYYKQDLIHNVLLIIGSAIVAGFLTFLMRQTLIVMSRHIEFDLKNEVFNQYQKLSQNFYKQNRTGDLMNRISEDVSKVRMYVGPAVMYTINTFIRFAIVIIYMYNVSPLLTLYTILPLPILSYCIFKLSSEINKRSTTFQQYLSKVSSFTQEIFSGIRVIKAYSLENQHQSNMIALSDESKIKSLSLARVQSLFGPLMIALIGISNLVVIYFGGIMYINGSIPNIGTIAEFILYVNMLTWPVASLGWVSSMVQEAEASQKRLNEFLKIEPEIKNTNPDSSEIQGSIAFENVSFTYEDTNIEALKNVTFTVKKGETLAILGKTGSGKSTILSLISRLYDVTEGKITIDGNEISTLNLNDLRNNIGIVPQDAFLFSDTIKNNIKFGNQNATDEQVIEAAKNAVVHDNIIAFNKQYDTILGERGITLSGGQKQRVSIARAIIKDPAILLFDDCLSAVDTETEETILNNLFEICKNKTTIIVSHRVSSAKNADKIIILEDGQIIQQGSHNQLINQEGYYSALYLKQLSEKELL from the coding sequence TTAGCCAATCTTTTGATACAATTGAAAAATTCCTGAAATTATCTGAAACTGATCGGCAATCTTCGATAATTATTGGATATTACAAACAGGATTTAATCCATAATGTTCTGTTAATCATAGGAAGTGCAATTGTTGCCGGATTTTTAACCTTTTTAATGCGTCAGACTTTAATTGTAATGTCGCGTCATATCGAATTTGATTTAAAAAATGAGGTTTTTAACCAATATCAAAAACTTTCTCAGAATTTCTACAAGCAAAACCGAACGGGAGATTTAATGAACCGTATTAGCGAAGACGTTTCAAAAGTCCGTATGTATGTTGGACCTGCAGTTATGTACACAATCAATACATTTATACGTTTTGCCATTGTTATTATATATATGTATAATGTGTCTCCTTTATTGACTTTATACACTATTCTCCCTTTACCGATTCTTTCCTACTGCATTTTTAAACTTAGTTCAGAAATCAATAAACGTAGTACTACTTTCCAGCAATATCTTTCAAAAGTTTCCAGTTTTACACAGGAAATATTTTCAGGAATCAGAGTTATCAAGGCTTATTCGTTGGAAAATCAGCATCAGAGCAACATGATCGCCTTGTCTGACGAAAGCAAAATTAAAAGTTTAAGTCTGGCGAGAGTTCAGTCGCTGTTTGGCCCCTTGATGATTGCCCTTATCGGAATCAGTAATCTGGTAGTAATCTATTTTGGAGGCATAATGTATATCAATGGAAGTATTCCAAATATAGGAACCATTGCCGAATTTATTTTATACGTCAATATGCTGACCTGGCCTGTTGCTTCTTTAGGCTGGGTTTCATCAATGGTTCAGGAGGCAGAAGCCTCTCAAAAACGTTTAAATGAATTTTTAAAAATTGAACCTGAAATCAAAAACACCAATCCTGACTCATCAGAAATCCAAGGTTCAATTGCTTTTGAAAATGTTAGTTTCACTTATGAGGACACCAATATTGAAGCTTTAAAAAATGTAACATTCACCGTTAAAAAGGGAGAAACACTGGCTATTTTAGGAAAAACTGGTTCCGGAAAATCAACTATATTATCTTTAATTTCGCGTTTGTACGATGTTACCGAAGGAAAAATCACAATTGACGGTAATGAAATCAGTACTTTGAATTTGAATGACTTAAGAAACAATATCGGAATTGTACCTCAGGATGCCTTTCTATTTTCGGATACTATCAAAAATAATATCAAATTTGGCAACCAGAATGCAACAGATGAACAAGTAATTGAGGCTGCAAAAAATGCAGTGGTACACGATAACATTATTGCTTTCAATAAACAATACGATACTATTTTAGGAGAAAGAGGTATCACGCTTTCCGGTGGACAAAAACAGCGTGTTTCAATTGCCCGCGCAATTATTAAAGACCCTGCCATTTTGCTTTTTGACGACTGTCTTTCAGCAGTTGACACAGAAACCGAAGAAACAATTCTGAACAATTTATTTGAAATCTGCAAAAACAAAACAACCATAATTGTAAGTCATCGTGTTTCTTCTGCAAAAAACGCTGACAAAATTATTATTTTAGAAGATGGGCAAATCATACAACAAGGTTCTCATAATCAATTAATAAATCAGGAAGGCTATTATTCAGCGTTATATTTAAAACAACTTTCGGAAAAAGAATTACTTTAA
- a CDS encoding RBBP9/YdeN family alpha/beta hydrolase translates to METQLLILPGLGNSGEKHWQTFWHKKFKNSIRLNQDNWDEPVLEEWTSRLNEEVSKLESPTILVAHSLAVSLVLHWAKTNSNKNIIGALLVAPADVDSPEHTPDVIRNFSPMPLYKLPFPSIVIASENDPYASFERKKYFAEKWGSDFVNVGQQGHINSDSDLKYWEEGQLILQQLIEKIR, encoded by the coding sequence ATGGAGACACAACTATTAATTTTACCGGGACTTGGAAATTCCGGTGAAAAACACTGGCAGACCTTTTGGCATAAAAAATTTAAAAATTCAATACGTCTGAACCAGGATAACTGGGATGAACCGGTTCTGGAAGAATGGACTTCACGATTAAACGAAGAAGTCTCAAAACTGGAAAGTCCAACCATTTTAGTTGCTCATAGTCTCGCTGTTTCTTTGGTTCTGCATTGGGCAAAAACTAATTCTAATAAAAATATAATCGGGGCTTTATTAGTAGCTCCTGCCGATGTTGATTCACCGGAGCATACACCCGATGTTATTCGAAATTTTTCACCAATGCCTCTTTATAAATTACCATTTCCATCTATTGTAATTGCCAGTGAAAATGATCCTTATGCTTCTTTTGAAAGAAAAAAATACTTTGCCGAAAAATGGGGAAGTGATTTTGTAAACGTTGGTCAGCAAGGACACATCAACTCTGATTCTGATTTAAAATACTGGGAAGAAGGACAATTAATTTTGCAGCAATTGATTGAAAAAATTAGATAA